CCACGGCCCCGAGTTAATCGGTCACGTCAAAGGCGTAGATGGCCTCCGGCTGCACGGATCGGGCGACCGCCACAAACCCTATGTGGCCTATCGCAATCAAAACGGCGAAATGCACTGCGGCGGCGTCACGGTCTCCTATCAACTATCAGACGTCGGCAAAGGCGATGGCGGATTTGTCGCTGTACCGGGATCTCACAAATCCAAATACGTCATACCCGAAGACCTCAAATACTTCAAAAGCGACATGGACGTACTCGTTCAACCCACTATGAAAGCGGGAGATGTCCTCTTTTTTATGGACGGCGCGCAAACGCACGGCACCTTGCCCTGGCAAGCAGAACACCAGCGCCGATCCATCCTCTACAAATACACCAGCAGAACGTCTGCCCGGCAGGGAACCGCGGAAGAAGTTGCACCACCCAAAAATTATTGGGATCAGTCAATCACCGACGGCATGACACCTGAGCAACTCGCCGTCATGTGGGGACCTTATGCCAATTACCACGAAGAACTGCCCGTCCTGGGCATCGATAATCAGGGCATTGTCCACACAGAAGAACCCATTGACGCCGATAATATCTGGAGTGACCGCAGGGGATAAATACAATAAAAAGGAGACTCCCAATGCCCTACGACCTCCTCCTGAAAAACGCCACGGTCATTGATCCCTCTCAGAACCTCAACGCCATCCGCGATGTCGCCATCCAAAACGCCACCATTGCCGCCCTCTCCGAATCCATCACCGATTCCGCCAGAGAAACCCTGGACCTTAGTGGCAAAATCCTCACCCCCGGCTGGATCGATATCCATGCCCACGTCTTTGCCGGCGCAACAACCTGGGGAATTCAAGCCGATGCCCTCTGTCTCGCCACCGGTGTCACCACCATCGTTGACGCCGGCAGTCCCGGCTGGGCCAATTTCCTCGCCTTCCGCGACTTCATCGCCACCCCTGCTCGCACCCAGATTCTCACCTTTATCCACATCAGCGGCATCGGTCTTACCTACGGGCCCATCGGAGAAATGACCGACATCAAATACGCCGACCCCGAACGCACCGCCTACGTCGTCCACACCTATCCCGAAACCTGCGTAGGCGTCAAAGTGCGCATCAGCAAAACCATCACCGGAGAAAACGGTATCGTCCCCTTACAGTTGGCCGTTAGGGCCGCTGACATGTCCCACACACCCGTCATGGTCCACATGGGTGCTGGCGTCGCCCTCTCCGACATCCTGGCCGAACTGCGCCCGGGCGACATCGTCACCCACTGCTATCGCGGAGACGGAGACGCCACCATTGGTGACACCATTTTAAACCGCCAGCACAACATCCGCCCCGAAGTCCACCAGGCCCGCCAGCAGGGAATTCTCTTCGACGTCGGCCATGGCGGCGGCAGTTTCCTTTTTGAAACCGCCAAAAAAGCCCTCGCCCAGGACTTTCTCCCCGACGTCATCAGCACCGACATCCACTCCGGTTCAATCAACGATCCCGTTTACAGCCTCCCGGAAACCGCCTCCAAACTGCTCAACCTGGGCATCAAACTCCCCGACATCGTCCGCCAAACCACCACCGCAGCTGCAGCCGCCATTGGCAGAAGCGACCATCTGGGCACCCTCAAAATCGGCACCGTCGCAGACCTATCGGCCTTTGAAATCCGCGAAGGCGAATTCCAATTTCACGACGTCAGAGACAATTTGGAAATTGGCCGCAAAAACATCCATCCCGTACTCACCATCCGGGCTGGCAAAGTCTATCGTCCCGGACCCCTCCAGGAAGAACGCGACGAAACCCTCGCTCGCGCCCGTGAGATTCGCGCTCTGACCTCCCGACGGTTCGGCGATCTGGGATGGACACCACCCGGCGCATAAAAAAAGGCGATCACAGTTGTGTGATCGCCTCTCGTTTTTCCCTGAAAACTCGCCTCTACCGCCGTCGTTCACCACCCCGCCTCCCGCCCCTACCCTGCCGCACATCATCGCCCTGAATTCGCCGTTGTCTCTCGGCCACTGGCGGTGGTTCCAATCTAAAAATAGCCTCGCGCTTCACGGATTGACCACTCGACAAATCCGTCACCTCAACCTCAACCTGATTGAGGCCCAGAATCATCTTTTTTGAATCCAGCTCCAGATGGATCGGCTCCCACACATCTCGCCCCACATGCTCATAACTCACCGCCACCTGTGGTTTTCTATTCCTCGCCATCAATCTTTTGAATCCCCCACTCAACAGCCCAAAAATCGAAGACCCCGACCGCACATCCTGCTGAATCGTATAGGACACCTTGTATCGCGTCTGTCCAAACTCATCGCGTTGCAAATTATAGACCTCATAATAGACAAACACACTGCGATCATTCACAAAGCTACGCGACGGCATCGGCATCACCCACACATCGCCCTTGAGGTACTTGTCGTGAAACCTCTCCTCATCGCCAATAGACCACGCCAGTTCCAGATCGCTCATCGCCAGTGAATCGGAAAATACCGGCGCTTCCAGATCCTGCACATAAACCCCCCACTTACCCGAATTTACATCGGTCAAATGCACCGCCATGCGATAGGTCCCAGGTGGCACCTCCAGATAAGCCACATCGGGCACAAATGTCCCTCTCTTCAACTGCCCGGAATCAATACCCCCAAAATACAAATCATCCCGCGTCCGAAACACCTCCTCACCCTCATCGTCTGAAATCACCACCGAACGGCGCACATGCCCATTCTCATTTTCAATACCCACCTCCAGCGTCGGCACCCCGTAATACACCTCGACCCCGGTCTTGCCCTCTTCTCCTCTAAAACGCGCCACATCGTAATAAAACGCCAGCGGCTCAATCCCCGGCGGCAAATCAAAATACTCCGGTGTGGAAGCCACCACATCGTTCAACACCGCGCCCGGATGGATTCGCAAAAGCGCGGACAATCGCTCACCCGACATGCGCGTACCATCTGGCAGCGAAGGAAACTGCCACTTGCCATTGAGCAACTCATCCACAAACACAAACTCCACACCGCCGCCAACCTGCGTGTAAATCCACGACTCCCACGGCACCGACCGCTCGTTAAACGACACGGGATAAACAGGCTCAACCAGATTAACACCCTCGTAATCCCCCACCGGCTGTTCATCCTCCACACCGCCAAAAAACGACTCCGCAGTCATTTCACCCGACGCTACAAAACCACCCTCAATATCCAGAGCCAATCGCTCCTTCACCGCCTCGGCCTCGGCACTCGGCACCGCATTGGGCGCGTGTGACCGCGACCGATAATCCGGCTCCCCAAACCGAATATACACCTCGCCACGCCTGTCCCACGGCTGCACAGCTTTTGCAAAATGCGTCCGTGCAAACCACACCCGGCGATAGTGTTCTGCCTCGCGCGCAAGACCACCCGATATCAGCGTCAAATCGCGCTTGCGCCAAAACGTCGCCAAAAACGCTGCGCGCTCATCTTCTGGCAGCAATTCATATTCTTGCAACTCCTCCGGCCTTGCCACCAGTTGCAAATCTTTGTAAAGCGCCTGTTCTCCTGCCGGAATCACATTGAAATACTCCGCGAACAACGCCAACGCCCGATCCGGATCACCCAGACCTGCATAAGCTTGTGCAAGCAGCGCCAGCAATCGCGCCTCACCCGGATTCTTCATCAACGCCATCTCGCCAATCTCAACGACAGACCGGTAATTGTGCTCCTCCGTATAAGACACCGCCAGTCCGTAGAGCGCCTCGACATCACCCGGCCTCAGCCTCAAATACTTTTCGTACAGCAGGCGAATCTCGTCGTAATACATCTCGTAATTGTTATTCACATACCAATCCGCCAATTCCAGATACACCGGCGCGTAATCCGGCGCCAGTGCAATCACGCGGCGAAATGCATCCTCGGCATCCAGATCGCGCAGCATCACCTTTGCCCGCGCCAGATACAACTCGGCATCTATCGACTTCGGATCCTTTGCCCGCGCCATCCGAAAATACGGCAACCCCTGTCGCGCCCGCGTCCGTCCCCGCGCCATAAACACCCGCCCCAAACCAACATAAGCCTCTGCCGACCCTGCATATCGAATCCCCTTGCGAAACGCATTATCGGCCTTCTCGATCTCCCCCGCATTCAGATACACATTGCCCAACCTGACCCAGGCATTGCCATCTTTTGGCACAACCTTCACGGCTTCCTCCAGAACAGACAGCGAATCCGCCACCTCTGAAGTTGCCCATCCCGCGGATGGCAGAAGCAAAACAATCCACAAATTGAATATCGCGTATTTCACATCGCATCCATTTCTATAAAAATTTTCGAGAACCTTCTTGCCGTATTCATACATACCCTATTGGGCCCATTTGCACAAGCGCAAATCTTCTATTGAACTTTATGA
This genomic interval from Gemmatimonadota bacterium contains the following:
- a CDS encoding amidohydrolase/deacetylase family metallohydrolase, producing MPYDLLLKNATVIDPSQNLNAIRDVAIQNATIAALSESITDSARETLDLSGKILTPGWIDIHAHVFAGATTWGIQADALCLATGVTTIVDAGSPGWANFLAFRDFIATPARTQILTFIHISGIGLTYGPIGEMTDIKYADPERTAYVVHTYPETCVGVKVRISKTITGENGIVPLQLAVRAADMSHTPVMVHMGAGVALSDILAELRPGDIVTHCYRGDGDATIGDTILNRQHNIRPEVHQARQQGILFDVGHGGGSFLFETAKKALAQDFLPDVISTDIHSGSINDPVYSLPETASKLLNLGIKLPDIVRQTTTAAAAAIGRSDHLGTLKIGTVADLSAFEIREGEFQFHDVRDNLEIGRKNIHPVLTIRAGKVYRPGPLQEERDETLARAREIRALTSRRFGDLGWTPPGA
- a CDS encoding phytanoyl-CoA dioxygenase family protein, translated to MDAKERYFWDLTGHLVVPQVLSPDEIAEANEAIDYYTREILKIQDSDDLPGRPDVRTNTVVRTSNKHPYFLEMPSPYSDPFRKMLVHPQIVSRLNKMCGRGFRLDHGPELIGHVKGVDGLRLHGSGDRHKPYVAYRNQNGEMHCGGVTVSYQLSDVGKGDGGFVAVPGSHKSKYVIPEDLKYFKSDMDVLVQPTMKAGDVLFFMDGAQTHGTLPWQAEHQRRSILYKYTSRTSARQGTAEEVAPPKNYWDQSITDGMTPEQLAVMWGPYANYHEELPVLGIDNQGIVHTEEPIDADNIWSDRRG
- a CDS encoding GWxTD domain-containing protein, producing the protein MKYAIFNLWIVLLLPSAGWATSEVADSLSVLEEAVKVVPKDGNAWVRLGNVYLNAGEIEKADNAFRKGIRYAGSAEAYVGLGRVFMARGRTRARQGLPYFRMARAKDPKSIDAELYLARAKVMLRDLDAEDAFRRVIALAPDYAPVYLELADWYVNNNYEMYYDEIRLLYEKYLRLRPGDVEALYGLAVSYTEEHNYRSVVEIGEMALMKNPGEARLLALLAQAYAGLGDPDRALALFAEYFNVIPAGEQALYKDLQLVARPEELQEYELLPEDERAAFLATFWRKRDLTLISGGLAREAEHYRRVWFARTHFAKAVQPWDRRGEVYIRFGEPDYRSRSHAPNAVPSAEAEAVKERLALDIEGGFVASGEMTAESFFGGVEDEQPVGDYEGVNLVEPVYPVSFNERSVPWESWIYTQVGGGVEFVFVDELLNGKWQFPSLPDGTRMSGERLSALLRIHPGAVLNDVVASTPEYFDLPPGIEPLAFYYDVARFRGEEGKTGVEVYYGVPTLEVGIENENGHVRRSVVISDDEGEEVFRTRDDLYFGGIDSGQLKRGTFVPDVAYLEVPPGTYRMAVHLTDVNSGKWGVYVQDLEAPVFSDSLAMSDLELAWSIGDEERFHDKYLKGDVWVMPMPSRSFVNDRSVFVYYEVYNLQRDEFGQTRYKVSYTIQQDVRSGSSIFGLLSGGFKRLMARNRKPQVAVSYEHVGRDVWEPIHLELDSKKMILGLNQVEVEVTDLSSGQSVKREAIFRLEPPPVAERQRRIQGDDVRQGRGGRRGGERRR